In Microbacterium enclense, one genomic interval encodes:
- a CDS encoding FGGY family carbohydrate kinase encodes MSEYVVGIDMGSTSTKLLVATPEGRQVLVVSRPSPWTNLDHGRAEMPAERGIAVVRELAAEADARLSDGYRILALGVSGMAEAGVLLDAESVPLAPIMAWFDPRGAAQIMATPEEFRAEFPGRTGLPVGPLASVAKLLHLRESGIALAGTTFLNVPEYVVNALGGPRVAEYSLVSRTGLLDQDDSTPWHAALDVLGVDASILGALVSAGEAVGRLDDPAMPDGFQGAALTIAGHDHLVSAVAVGATHTGQLYDSMGTAEALVRVLDDTLPFAARERLAHAGINCVRHVIPGKYVLLAGTKSGLLMRRVLQLLGITDATGRALIDAAALALPVDGTLADGGLEVTGARNDDGVLKIVAQSDGLSPAELFASSLRHGNDMLAECMAVMDREVAPPTSTVLTGGWSTMASVVRSRSTLLPDVTVSTHDEGTAYGAALFAAFAASSDSFEAVAQAFLSSSVLTTERS; translated from the coding sequence ATGAGCGAGTACGTCGTCGGGATCGACATGGGCTCGACCAGCACCAAGCTTCTGGTCGCCACGCCCGAGGGGCGCCAGGTGCTCGTCGTCAGCCGCCCGTCGCCCTGGACGAACCTCGACCACGGACGGGCCGAGATGCCCGCCGAACGGGGGATCGCCGTGGTGCGCGAGCTCGCGGCCGAGGCCGACGCCCGCCTCTCCGACGGGTACCGCATCCTCGCGCTCGGGGTGTCGGGCATGGCGGAAGCCGGCGTGCTGCTGGATGCCGAGAGCGTCCCGCTCGCCCCGATCATGGCCTGGTTCGACCCGCGCGGGGCCGCGCAGATCATGGCGACCCCCGAGGAGTTCCGCGCCGAGTTCCCCGGCCGCACGGGACTTCCGGTGGGGCCTCTGGCATCCGTCGCCAAGCTCTTGCACCTGCGGGAGAGCGGCATCGCGCTCGCGGGGACGACGTTCCTCAACGTGCCCGAGTACGTGGTGAACGCCCTCGGCGGCCCGCGGGTGGCCGAGTACTCGCTCGTCTCGCGGACGGGGCTCCTCGACCAGGACGACAGCACGCCGTGGCACGCGGCTCTCGACGTGCTGGGGGTCGACGCCTCGATCCTCGGTGCGCTCGTCAGCGCCGGAGAGGCCGTCGGCCGGCTCGACGACCCCGCGATGCCCGACGGTTTCCAGGGGGCTGCCCTCACGATCGCCGGCCACGACCACCTCGTCTCGGCCGTCGCCGTCGGCGCCACCCACACCGGTCAGCTCTACGACTCCATGGGCACCGCCGAGGCGCTCGTGCGTGTGCTCGACGACACCCTGCCCTTCGCCGCCCGGGAGCGTCTCGCCCACGCCGGCATCAATTGCGTGCGGCACGTCATCCCCGGCAAGTACGTGCTGCTCGCGGGCACGAAGTCGGGGCTGCTCATGCGGCGCGTGCTGCAACTGCTCGGAATCACGGATGCCACGGGCCGCGCCCTCATCGACGCCGCCGCCCTGGCACTCCCCGTCGACGGCACGCTGGCCGACGGCGGTCTCGAGGTGACGGGCGCGCGCAACGACGACGGGGTGCTGAAGATCGTCGCGCAGAGCGACGGGCTCAGCCCGGCCGAGTTGTTCGCGTCGTCGCTCCGCCACGGGAACGACATGCTCGCCGAGTGCATGGCGGTGATGGACCGCGAGGTCGCTCCGCCCACCTCGACGGTGCTGACCGGCGGCTGGTCGACGATGGCATCCGTCGTCCGCTCCCGCTCGACGCTGCTGCCCGACGTCACGGTGTCGACCCACGATGAGGGCACGGCTTACGGGGCCGCCCTGTTCGCCGCCTTCGCTGCTTCGTCCGATTCTTTCGAGGCCGTCGCCCAGGCGTTCCTCTCCTCCTCTGTTCTCACTACCGAAAGGAGCTGA
- a CDS encoding ATP-binding cassette domain-containing protein, whose amino-acid sequence MSSVTTAVPVLQARGLSRQFGHVRALNNVDFEVYPGEVTALIGDNGAGKSTLVKALSGNLAVDDGEILFDGKPIEMTNPQVASGLGIETVYQDLALAPHLDPVQNMYLGREIRRPGIAGALGFMKTKEMAVASRAAFDELGATVRSLSSPVGEMSGGQRQAIAIARAVHWAGRLVFLDEPTAALGVRQTKNVLETIRRVRDKGIAVVLISHSMPHVMDVCDRIQVLRLGTRVANVSAKNTSMEELVGLMTGAVTKDDQK is encoded by the coding sequence ATGTCGTCAGTCACCACCGCCGTTCCGGTGCTGCAGGCTCGGGGCCTGTCGCGTCAGTTCGGTCATGTCCGGGCGTTGAACAACGTCGACTTCGAGGTCTACCCGGGAGAGGTCACCGCCCTCATCGGTGACAACGGCGCCGGCAAGTCGACGCTCGTCAAAGCCCTCTCCGGCAACCTCGCCGTCGACGACGGGGAGATCCTCTTCGACGGCAAGCCGATCGAGATGACCAACCCGCAGGTTGCCTCCGGCCTCGGCATCGAGACCGTGTACCAGGACCTCGCCCTCGCCCCACACCTGGACCCCGTGCAGAACATGTATCTGGGTCGGGAGATCCGCCGCCCCGGCATCGCCGGAGCGCTCGGGTTCATGAAGACCAAAGAGATGGCCGTCGCCTCGCGTGCGGCTTTCGACGAGCTCGGCGCGACCGTGCGGTCGTTGTCGTCACCGGTCGGTGAGATGTCCGGCGGTCAGCGTCAGGCGATCGCGATCGCCCGCGCCGTGCATTGGGCGGGGCGTCTGGTGTTCCTGGACGAGCCGACGGCGGCGCTCGGAGTGCGTCAGACGAAGAACGTGCTCGAGACGATCCGGCGGGTGCGCGACAAAGGCATCGCGGTGGTGTTGATCTCGCATTCCATGCCGCACGTGATGGACGTCTGCGACCGCATCCAGGTGCTGCGTCTAGGCACCCGTGTCGCGAACGTGAGCGCGAAGAACACCTCCATGGAAGAACTCGTCGGGCTCATGACCGGCGCCGTCACGAAGGACGACCAGAAGTGA
- a CDS encoding ABC transporter permease, with the protein MSVTTPPTETVAIGTFEDTKPGFFRGLLKAQAFQILLILIAIVLVFSALAPESFAQWSNFRLIIQNASILAVLGVGMTYIIITSGIDLSIGSVLVFSGVVSALTMRALGGEGWGVATIGILVSILSGVCWGLLNGFLIAKAKIPPLIVTLGSLGMALGLAQILTGGVDIRDVPTVLTVSIGYGNVFGSLPIISVIALVVVVIGAVVLHFTKFGLYTYAVGSSELAARRVGVKVDRHLISVYTLSGALAGLAGILALSQFSTTAIAGQSQTNLNVIAAVVIGGTSLFGGVGTIFGTVVGLFIPAVLQNGFVITGVQPFWQQVAVGAVLITAVYVDQVRRTAATRGNTQSLWRKFVSGGRRG; encoded by the coding sequence GTGAGCGTCACCACCCCTCCCACCGAGACCGTCGCCATCGGCACATTCGAGGACACGAAACCAGGGTTCTTCCGCGGGTTGCTGAAGGCGCAGGCCTTCCAGATCCTGCTCATCCTGATCGCGATCGTGCTCGTGTTCAGCGCGCTGGCGCCGGAGTCGTTCGCGCAGTGGTCGAACTTCCGCCTCATCATCCAGAACGCCTCGATCCTCGCCGTCCTGGGTGTCGGGATGACGTACATCATCATCACCTCCGGCATCGACCTCTCCATCGGCTCCGTGCTGGTGTTCTCCGGCGTCGTGTCGGCGTTGACGATGCGCGCCCTCGGCGGGGAGGGCTGGGGAGTGGCGACGATCGGGATCCTCGTGTCGATCCTCAGTGGCGTGTGCTGGGGGCTTTTGAACGGCTTCCTCATCGCGAAGGCGAAGATCCCGCCGCTGATCGTGACCCTGGGTTCGCTCGGGATGGCGCTCGGTCTCGCGCAGATCCTCACCGGCGGCGTCGACATCCGCGACGTGCCCACCGTGCTCACGGTCTCGATCGGGTACGGCAACGTGTTCGGGTCGCTGCCCATCATCAGCGTCATCGCCCTGGTCGTGGTCGTGATCGGCGCCGTGGTGCTGCACTTCACGAAGTTCGGCCTCTACACCTACGCCGTCGGCTCCAGTGAGCTCGCCGCCCGCCGGGTCGGCGTGAAGGTCGACCGCCACCTCATCTCGGTGTACACGCTGTCGGGAGCGCTCGCGGGACTCGCCGGCATCCTGGCCCTGTCGCAGTTCTCCACCACGGCGATCGCCGGACAGTCGCAGACCAACCTCAACGTCATCGCGGCCGTCGTGATCGGTGGCACCTCGCTCTTCGGCGGCGTCGGCACGATCTTCGGCACCGTGGTCGGCCTCTTCATCCCCGCCGTTTTGCAGAACGGCTTCGTCATCACCGGCGTGCAGCCCTTCTGGCAGCAGGTCGCGGTGGGCGCGGTGCTGATCACCGCCGTCTACGTCGACCAGGTGCGCCGCACCGCCGCGACCCGCGGCAACACCCAGAGCCTCTGGCGGAAGTTCGTCAGCGGAGGACGCCGCGGCTGA
- a CDS encoding ABC transporter substrate-binding protein, with protein MQWNNKVLAFATLGAAATLVLAGCSGGASSGSASGGADGGYKIAFVQGVAGDEFYISMQCGIQDEAAKEGATVTTQGPEKFDPTLQKPIVDAVVASKPDALLIAPTDVSAMQAPIAAAEAAGIKVVLVDTTLEDPSGAVSQISSDNEGGGAAAFKAIQDANPNGGKVLVVSVDPGISTTDARAKGFEDAVAKDSKFESVGVQYSHNEPSTAAEIVTAALQKDPDIVGIFAANLFAAEGSATGVQQAGKQGQVTIVGFDAGPAQVKALEAGTVQALVAQEPATIGSDGVKQAIAALKGESTEAKIQTGFTILTKDNIDGEGKDAVYKSSC; from the coding sequence ATGCAGTGGAACAACAAGGTTCTCGCGTTCGCCACCCTCGGCGCCGCAGCCACCCTCGTCCTCGCCGGGTGCTCCGGCGGAGCCTCGTCAGGCTCCGCGTCGGGCGGTGCCGACGGGGGCTACAAGATCGCGTTCGTGCAGGGCGTCGCGGGAGATGAGTTCTACATCTCCATGCAGTGCGGCATCCAGGACGAAGCCGCCAAGGAAGGCGCCACCGTCACCACCCAGGGACCGGAGAAGTTCGACCCGACGCTTCAAAAGCCGATCGTCGACGCGGTCGTCGCCTCCAAGCCCGACGCCCTCCTGATTGCGCCGACGGACGTGTCGGCGATGCAGGCGCCGATCGCGGCGGCGGAGGCCGCGGGCATCAAGGTCGTGCTCGTCGACACCACCCTGGAAGATCCCTCGGGCGCGGTGTCGCAGATCTCGAGCGACAACGAAGGCGGCGGGGCTGCCGCGTTCAAGGCGATCCAGGATGCCAACCCCAACGGCGGCAAGGTGCTCGTCGTCTCGGTCGACCCCGGCATCTCCACCACCGACGCCCGCGCGAAGGGCTTCGAGGACGCGGTCGCGAAGGACTCGAAGTTCGAGTCGGTCGGCGTGCAGTACTCGCACAACGAGCCGTCGACGGCGGCGGAGATCGTGACGGCGGCGCTGCAGAAGGACCCCGACATCGTCGGCATCTTCGCCGCCAACCTGTTCGCCGCCGAGGGCTCCGCCACCGGCGTCCAGCAGGCGGGCAAACAAGGCCAGGTCACCATCGTCGGCTTCGACGCCGGCCCCGCCCAGGTCAAGGCCCTCGAAGCCGGCACCGTGCAGGCCCTCGTCGCGCAAGAGCCCGCCACCATCGGCTCCGACGGCGTCAAGCAGGCCATCGCCGCGCTGAAGGGCGAGTCCACCGAAGCCAAGATCCAGACCGGCTTCACCATCCTCACCAAGGACAACATCGACGGTGAGGGCAAGGACGCGGTCTACAAGTCCAGCTGCTGA
- a CDS encoding class II fructose-bisphosphate aldolase: MPLADMPELLAAHRAVGAFNFITLEVAEAIVAGAEAADTGVILQLSQNAVAFHGGLAPAASAALRLAEAARVPVAVHLDHATDEPLVDEALVVGIRSVMFDAAHLADAENLARTAAVAARVHAAGAWIEAELGEIGGKGAHAPGVRTDVAEAVRFVEATGVDALAVAVGSEHAMRERSARLDEPLIARLAAAVPAPLVLHGSSGVADAGIDGAVRAGMRKINVGTHLNTVLTAAVRAELERDPDAIDPRRWLAPGREAVAAEVQRLLDVITGRSVPAQHAAGAHA, translated from the coding sequence GTGCCGCTGGCCGACATGCCCGAACTGCTCGCCGCGCACCGCGCGGTCGGGGCCTTCAACTTCATCACCCTCGAGGTCGCCGAGGCGATCGTCGCCGGCGCCGAGGCCGCCGACACCGGCGTGATCCTGCAGCTGTCGCAGAACGCCGTCGCGTTCCACGGCGGTCTCGCCCCCGCCGCCTCCGCCGCTCTGCGCCTGGCCGAGGCCGCGCGGGTCCCCGTCGCCGTGCACCTCGACCACGCCACCGACGAGCCGCTCGTCGACGAGGCGTTGGTCGTCGGCATCCGGTCGGTCATGTTCGACGCGGCCCACCTCGCGGATGCCGAGAACCTCGCACGCACTGCGGCCGTCGCCGCCCGCGTGCACGCCGCCGGAGCCTGGATCGAGGCCGAGCTCGGCGAAATCGGCGGCAAGGGGGCCCACGCTCCGGGCGTGCGCACCGACGTCGCCGAGGCCGTGCGCTTCGTCGAGGCCACCGGGGTCGACGCCCTCGCCGTCGCGGTCGGCAGCGAGCACGCGATGCGCGAACGCAGCGCCCGACTCGACGAGCCCCTCATCGCCCGTCTCGCCGCCGCCGTTCCCGCGCCCCTCGTGCTGCACGGCTCGAGCGGCGTCGCCGACGCCGGGATCGACGGCGCCGTGCGCGCCGGGATGCGCAAGATCAACGTCGGCACGCACCTCAACACCGTCCTCACGGCGGCGGTGCGCGCGGAGTTGGAGCGGGATCCGGATGCCATCGATCCGCGTCGCTGGCTCGCTCCGGGGCGCGAAGCGGTCGCCGCAGAAGTGCAGCGTCTGCTCGACGTGATCACGGGGCGCAGCGTCCCGGCGCAGCACGCCGCGGGAGCGCACGCGTGA
- a CDS encoding PfkB family carbohydrate kinase: MTGIVTLTAAGAIDATYRVGALRRGTFARADSYTREVSGKGVNVSAALAAGGADTAAVVALGADDVRFARGGLTAPLLRIVEVPGATRVNTSIIDAEGATTKVNAPTPPLSPEAWDATIATLRAELTARTDPWLVISGSLPELAGTGRLVDLDAVRAIARESGARVAVDTSGAALDALLADPVGIDLLTPNADELSAAVGRPLATLGDVVTAAREIVARGVATVLASLGVDGLVAVTADRAVFARADAPYVANTAGAGDAALAGFLLGLTRELAVDADPLAVAAASAAEWGAHAVAHASTIVAGPPHGIRARVETSPDLARRLTSEGDA, from the coding sequence GTGACCGGGATCGTCACCCTCACCGCCGCGGGCGCGATCGACGCGACGTACCGCGTCGGGGCGCTCCGCCGCGGGACCTTCGCCCGCGCCGACAGCTACACGCGCGAGGTGAGCGGCAAGGGCGTGAACGTCTCCGCCGCGCTCGCCGCGGGCGGAGCGGACACCGCCGCGGTCGTCGCGCTCGGTGCCGACGACGTACGTTTCGCGCGCGGCGGGCTCACCGCTCCGCTGCTGCGCATCGTCGAGGTCCCCGGCGCGACGCGCGTGAACACGTCGATCATCGATGCCGAGGGGGCCACGACGAAGGTCAACGCGCCCACCCCGCCGCTGTCGCCGGAGGCGTGGGATGCCACGATCGCGACGCTGCGAGCGGAGCTCACCGCGCGGACCGATCCGTGGCTCGTGATCTCGGGCAGCCTGCCGGAGCTCGCGGGAACCGGCCGGCTCGTCGACCTCGACGCCGTCCGCGCGATCGCGCGGGAGAGCGGCGCGCGGGTCGCCGTGGACACCAGCGGTGCCGCCCTCGACGCGCTGCTCGCCGACCCCGTCGGCATCGACCTGCTCACCCCCAACGCCGACGAGCTGTCAGCCGCGGTCGGCCGCCCGCTCGCGACCCTCGGCGATGTCGTCACGGCGGCGCGCGAGATCGTCGCGCGCGGGGTCGCCACGGTGCTCGCGAGCCTCGGTGTCGACGGACTCGTCGCCGTCACCGCCGACCGTGCGGTGTTCGCGCGGGCCGATGCCCCGTACGTCGCCAACACCGCCGGCGCGGGCGATGCCGCTCTCGCGGGGTTCCTCCTCGGCCTCACGCGGGAGCTTGCGGTCGACGCCGATCCGCTCGCCGTTGCCGCGGCTTCCGCGGCGGAGTGGGGCGCGCACGCCGTGGCGCACGCGTCGACGATCGTCGCGGGACCGCCGCACGGCATCCGGGCCCGGGTCGAGACCTCGCCCGACCTCGCGCGTCGCCTCACCTCCGAGGGGGACGCGTGA